A genomic segment from Thermoplasmatales archaeon encodes:
- a CDS encoding riboflavin synthase, producing MKIIGIADTTFARYDMAKDAIDEIKKNATNVRIERYTVPGIKDLPVAAKKLIEEKNCDIVMALGMPGRMPIDKQCAHEASLALLAVQILTNKHIIEVFVHEDEAKDEKELKWLAERRTREHALNVINLLFHPERLQRQAGTGQRQGFEDAGPI from the coding sequence ATGAAAATAATAGGAATAGCGGACACAACTTTTGCAAGATATGATATGGCAAAGGATGCAATAGATGAAATAAAGAAAAATGCAACAAATGTGAGAATTGAAAGATATACTGTTCCAGGAATAAAGGATTTGCCGGTCGCAGCAAAAAAACTAATTGAGGAGAAGAACTGTGACATAGTTATGGCATTAGGAATGCCAGGGCGAATGCCTATTGATAAGCAGTGTGCCCATGAAGCATCTCTTGCATTGCTAGCGGTGCAAATACTGACTAATAAGCATATCATTGAAGTTTTTGTCCATGAAGATGAAGCAAAAGATGAGAAAGAACTCAAATGGCTCGCGGAAAGGAGGACAAGAGAACATGCTTTAAATGTAATAAATCTCCTTTTCCATCCAGAAAGATTGCAGAGGCAGGCGGGCACAGGCCAGAGGCAGGGCTTTGAAGATGCTGGTCCAATTTAA
- a CDS encoding CPBP family intramembrane metalloprotease has translation MKNSEKRNLLLFFLVAFAWSWLLWLPEVLFGFRLYLAPFGPTVSAFILTYINEGLEGIKKLFKRGIDFRFKRIWWIPIFLLMPLIVGLSLLFAVLGGENAGIQVLSQPWIIIPAFFYILFLGGPVAEEFGWRGYALDRLQARYSAFLSSFFLGIIWGIWHLPLFFMKGQDIYHNVPILGFISGTVLLSILFTWIYNNTGGSILAVLIFHTMGNLSHFIFPAMATSLGGLYSVILNLIAVITILVIFGPKRMVLNSKQ, from the coding sequence ATGAAAAATAGCGAGAAAAGAAATCTTTTGCTTTTCTTTTTGGTTGCCTTCGCCTGGTCGTGGTTGCTGTGGCTCCCTGAAGTTTTATTTGGCTTTCGACTTTATCTTGCTCCATTTGGCCCAACCGTATCCGCTTTTATCCTTACATATATAAATGAGGGTTTGGAAGGGATAAAAAAATTATTTAAGAGAGGGATTGATTTCAGATTTAAAAGAATATGGTGGATTCCTATATTTTTGCTAATGCCATTGATAGTTGGTTTATCTCTTCTTTTTGCTGTTCTTGGTGGTGAAAATGCTGGGATACAGGTTTTATCTCAACCATGGATTATAATACCCGCATTTTTCTACATTTTATTTCTAGGTGGCCCTGTTGCGGAGGAATTTGGTTGGAGAGGATATGCTCTCGACAGATTGCAAGCTCGTTATAGCGCTTTTCTTTCCAGTTTTTTCCTTGGAATTATCTGGGGAATATGGCATCTTCCGCTATTTTTCATGAAAGGGCAGGATATATATCATAATGTTCCGATTCTTGGCTTTATTTCTGGCACAGTTCTTCTTTCTATCCTCTTTACATGGATATATAATAATACAGGAGGAAGCATTCTTGCGGTTCTAATTTTCCATACAATGGGCAATCTATCCCATTTTATTTTTCCAGCGATGGCAACTTCTTTGGGCGGGCTATATTCTGTTATACTGAATTTAATTGCTGTAATAACCATCTTAGTTATATTTGGTCCAAAAAGAATGGTTCTAAATTCTAAACAATAA